One region of Trinickia violacea genomic DNA includes:
- the glnT gene encoding type III glutamate--ammonia ligase — MNLNDASKLPVTVDALGSVPRFDTAEDAQAWLTQRGVKYVLAQFVDIHGVAKAKSVPVAHLKSVLTAGAGFAGFAIWGVGIEPNGPDFMAVGDLSTLTPVPWQPGLARIACDGHVDGKPWAFDSRVTLKKQVARMTERGWTLYTGLEPEFSLLRRSASGVLEPCDPSDTLAKPCYDYKGLSRTRVFLEKLTESMRAVGIDVYQIDHEDANGQFEINYTYTDCLTSCDHYVFFKMAASEIANELGMICSFMAKPFANRPGNGMHMHMSIGDGERNLFADRSDSLGMGLSKLGYQFTAGLLAHAPALAALCNPTVNSYKRLVVGRSLTGATWAPAYISYGDNNRSTMVRMPGERIELRLPDGSCNPYLATAAVIAAGLDGIERELSPGEPANDNLYDWAPQQLREREIGVLPQNLEQALDALEADRVICDALGPVAGEFLELKRMEWLEYMRHVSDWELKSYLEFF, encoded by the coding sequence ATGAACCTGAACGACGCGAGCAAGCTGCCGGTCACCGTCGACGCGCTCGGAAGCGTGCCGCGCTTCGACACGGCGGAAGACGCGCAAGCCTGGCTCACCCAGCGAGGCGTGAAATACGTGTTGGCGCAGTTCGTCGACATTCACGGCGTGGCGAAGGCGAAGTCGGTGCCGGTCGCGCATCTGAAGAGCGTGCTGACGGCCGGCGCGGGCTTTGCCGGCTTCGCGATCTGGGGCGTCGGCATCGAGCCGAACGGTCCGGACTTCATGGCCGTGGGCGATCTGTCGACGCTCACGCCGGTGCCGTGGCAGCCGGGCCTCGCGCGCATCGCGTGCGACGGCCACGTCGACGGCAAGCCGTGGGCCTTCGATTCGCGCGTGACGCTGAAGAAGCAGGTCGCGCGCATGACCGAGCGCGGCTGGACGCTCTACACGGGGCTCGAGCCCGAGTTTTCGCTGCTGCGGCGTTCGGCGTCGGGCGTGCTGGAGCCGTGCGATCCGAGCGACACGCTCGCGAAGCCCTGCTACGACTACAAGGGCTTGTCGCGCACGCGTGTGTTCTTGGAAAAGCTGACCGAATCGATGCGCGCGGTGGGCATCGACGTCTATCAGATCGACCACGAGGACGCGAACGGCCAGTTCGAGATCAACTACACGTACACCGATTGCCTGACCTCGTGCGACCACTACGTGTTCTTCAAGATGGCCGCGTCCGAGATCGCGAACGAGCTGGGCATGATCTGCTCGTTCATGGCGAAGCCGTTCGCGAATCGCCCCGGCAACGGCATGCACATGCACATGTCGATCGGCGACGGCGAGCGCAACCTGTTCGCCGACCGCAGCGATTCGCTCGGCATGGGGCTCTCGAAGCTCGGCTACCAGTTCACGGCCGGTCTGCTCGCCCATGCGCCCGCGCTGGCGGCGCTCTGCAACCCGACCGTCAACTCGTACAAGCGGCTCGTGGTGGGCCGCTCGCTGACCGGCGCGACGTGGGCGCCCGCCTATATCAGCTACGGCGACAACAACCGTTCGACGATGGTGCGCATGCCGGGCGAGCGCATCGAGCTGCGCCTGCCGGACGGCTCGTGCAATCCGTATCTGGCGACCGCCGCCGTGATCGCGGCCGGGCTCGACGGCATCGAGCGCGAGCTGTCGCCGGGCGAACCCGCCAACGACAACCTCTACGACTGGGCCCCGCAGCAATTGCGCGAGCGCGAGATCGGCGTGCTGCCGCAGAACCTCGAGCAGGCGCTCGACGCGCTCGAAGCCGACCGCGTGATCTGCGATGCGCTCGGCCCCGTCGCCGGCGAATTCCTCGAGTTGAAGCGCATGGAATGGCTCGAATACATGCGCCACGTATCGGATTGGGAGCTGAAGAGCTACCTCGAATTTTTTTAA
- a CDS encoding LysR family transcriptional regulator — protein sequence MRRTQPPIDLRALQAFVAVCETGSMTAAAKQLGVSQSAISQAVSVLERDQGTTLFDRESRPPRPNVAGRALLELAGPLIEHAQMVSTRIGDASHAGTLPVRLGCVDSFAATVGPELIRAVSNSARQISLWSGLTPGLSKQLHDRELDIAVCTQTTLNDARIVEIPLFSEAFVAVVARSHLAGRAQLDWRTLNKELPLIRYTARSVIGQQVERFARHLGIDSPRRYEFDATDPLLSLVAARLGFAISTPLCLWQARHYLGEIAVLPLPSGRLGRRDFFLLHRQGEWDDFASEIVTLTRTVIDRSIQPALARALPQLPEDALR from the coding sequence ATGAGACGAACCCAACCCCCAATCGATCTGCGCGCGCTGCAGGCTTTCGTCGCCGTCTGCGAGACGGGCTCGATGACGGCCGCGGCGAAGCAGCTCGGCGTGAGCCAGAGCGCGATCAGTCAGGCGGTGTCGGTGCTCGAGCGCGATCAGGGCACGACGCTGTTCGACCGGGAGAGCCGTCCGCCGCGACCGAACGTCGCCGGACGCGCCTTGCTCGAACTCGCGGGGCCGCTGATCGAGCACGCGCAGATGGTGAGCACGCGGATCGGCGACGCCTCGCACGCGGGCACGCTGCCGGTGCGGCTCGGCTGCGTCGATTCGTTCGCGGCGACGGTCGGCCCGGAGCTGATTCGCGCGGTGTCGAACTCGGCGCGGCAGATTTCGCTGTGGTCGGGGCTCACGCCGGGGCTGTCGAAGCAGCTGCATGACCGGGAGCTCGATATCGCCGTCTGCACGCAGACGACGTTGAACGATGCGCGCATCGTCGAAATCCCGCTGTTTTCCGAAGCGTTCGTCGCGGTCGTCGCGCGCAGCCATCTCGCCGGCCGCGCGCAGCTCGACTGGCGCACGCTCAATAAGGAGCTGCCGCTGATCCGGTACACGGCGCGCTCGGTGATCGGCCAGCAGGTCGAGCGCTTCGCGCGGCACCTCGGCATCGACAGCCCGCGCCGCTACGAATTCGACGCGACCGATCCGCTGCTGAGCCTGGTCGCGGCCCGGCTGGGCTTCGCGATCTCGACGCCGCTGTGCCTGTGGCAGGCGCGGCACTATCTCGGCGAGATCGCCGTGCTGCCGCTGCCGTCCGGGCGGCTCGGGCGGCGCGACTTCTTTCTGCTGCACCGGCAGGGCGAGTGGGACGACTTCGCGAGCGAGATCGTCACGTTGACGCGCACGGTCATCGATCGCTCGATTCAGCCGGCGCTGGCCCGCGCCTTGCCGCAGCTTCCCGAGGACGCCTTGCGCTGA
- a CDS encoding HutD/Ves family protein encodes MTNRTKHAAPLRSTAGAGKPLSVSKQSLHFFDCTQLAPEAWANGGGTTRTIAKRADDDGGVEWRVSLATLNGPAKFSQFPGLDRTLLLLDDGAVDLHSQDGAWFARPGQPVQFSGDLLIWASVPARPVDVLNVMTRRGAWQANVRVASDSLRITAASTQLVLCVAGQWSVASALLNGVSLEPMRGIWIDGGREDIDLRAVGPGARLVSVAIDPVER; translated from the coding sequence ATGACGAACCGGACTAAGCACGCCGCGCCGCTTCGTTCGACAGCGGGCGCAGGAAAGCCATTGTCTGTGTCGAAGCAGTCGCTTCATTTCTTCGACTGCACGCAGCTCGCGCCCGAAGCGTGGGCCAACGGCGGCGGCACCACGCGCACGATCGCCAAGCGAGCCGATGACGACGGCGGCGTCGAGTGGCGCGTCAGCCTCGCCACCCTGAACGGGCCCGCGAAGTTCTCGCAGTTTCCGGGCCTCGATCGCACCTTGCTGCTGCTCGACGACGGCGCGGTCGATCTGCATTCGCAGGATGGCGCGTGGTTCGCGCGCCCGGGGCAGCCCGTGCAGTTCTCCGGCGATCTGCTGATCTGGGCGAGCGTGCCCGCCCGGCCCGTCGACGTGCTCAACGTGATGACGCGGCGCGGCGCTTGGCAGGCCAATGTCCGCGTCGCGTCGGACTCGCTGCGAATCACGGCGGCTTCGACCCAGCTTGTCTTGTGCGTCGCCGGGCAATGGAGCGTGGCGAGTGCGCTGCTCAACGGCGTGTCGCTCGAGCCGATGAGGGGCATCTGGATCGACGGGGGACGCGAGGACATCGACTTGCGCGCCGTGGGGCCGGGGGCGCGTCTCGTCTCTGTCGCAATCGACCCGGTGGAGCGTTGA
- a CDS encoding APC family permease, whose protein sequence is MSAMPQPTSVSSSSADLRSSSLGFMETIGQSLANISPTLTPSINVVAVAALAGAGSWLVYGLSTLGLMFVSLNIAVLASRFAAAGSFFIFISRSLGPIAGGIAGWGLIAAYTGTAMGVLAGEAIFVQNAFTPFGIAVPTWLIYVVSAALAWFLSSRDIKLSSRLSLAIEAASITIVGGVLFVVFYQHPERIVDHAQLSLQGTTPKGMAEAMVLGIFSFVGFESAASLGKETKNPLKAIPRAIIWSMVVAGAFFMFVAYSMVVAYGGDVAKLGADTAPLQTLLKGLGAPALAPLFYLIASVSAFACVLASINAASRLLFSMGRYQFVHRSMGMVHTKHQTPHYAVAFAAILSLVVNLALLGTGALNTFGYTSTFATFGFIVAYFLISVSAPIYLKKQGQLKLANVVVGILGAVAMIGGFFGSVYPVPDWPYNLLPYLFVAYMAFGLIWLAMLKKRAPQVLDKIEHDLESSEAAIFDRK, encoded by the coding sequence ATGAGCGCTATGCCGCAACCAACCTCGGTTTCTTCATCATCCGCCGATCTTCGATCATCAAGCCTGGGCTTCATGGAGACCATCGGCCAATCGCTGGCCAACATCTCTCCCACGCTGACACCGTCGATCAACGTCGTAGCGGTTGCGGCGCTGGCCGGCGCAGGCAGCTGGCTCGTCTACGGCCTGTCGACACTCGGCCTCATGTTCGTCAGCCTCAACATCGCCGTGCTGGCGAGCCGCTTCGCCGCAGCCGGCTCGTTCTTCATCTTCATCTCGCGCTCGCTCGGGCCGATCGCGGGCGGCATCGCGGGTTGGGGGCTGATCGCCGCGTACACCGGCACCGCAATGGGCGTGCTCGCCGGCGAGGCCATCTTCGTGCAGAACGCGTTCACGCCGTTCGGCATCGCCGTGCCGACGTGGCTGATCTACGTCGTCAGCGCGGCACTCGCGTGGTTCCTCTCGTCGCGCGACATCAAGCTGTCGTCGCGCCTGAGCCTCGCGATCGAGGCCGCGTCGATCACGATCGTCGGCGGCGTGCTGTTCGTGGTCTTCTATCAGCATCCGGAGCGCATCGTCGATCATGCGCAGCTGTCGCTGCAGGGCACGACGCCTAAGGGGATGGCCGAGGCGATGGTGCTCGGCATCTTCTCGTTCGTCGGCTTCGAGAGCGCCGCGTCGCTCGGCAAGGAAACCAAGAACCCGCTGAAGGCAATTCCGCGCGCGATTATCTGGAGCATGGTGGTGGCGGGCGCGTTCTTCATGTTCGTCGCCTACTCGATGGTCGTCGCCTACGGCGGCGACGTGGCCAAGCTCGGCGCCGATACCGCGCCGCTCCAGACGCTGCTCAAGGGCCTTGGCGCGCCGGCGCTCGCGCCGCTGTTCTACCTGATCGCATCGGTGAGCGCGTTCGCCTGCGTGCTGGCCTCGATCAACGCCGCGAGCCGGCTGCTGTTCTCGATGGGCCGATATCAGTTCGTCCATCGCTCGATGGGCATGGTCCACACGAAGCACCAGACGCCGCACTACGCGGTGGCCTTCGCCGCGATCCTCTCGCTCGTGGTGAATCTCGCGCTCTTGGGCACCGGCGCGCTGAACACGTTCGGCTATACGAGCACGTTCGCGACCTTCGGCTTCATCGTGGCCTACTTCCTGATCTCGGTGTCGGCGCCGATTTACTTGAAGAAGCAAGGGCAGCTCAAGCTCGCCAATGTCGTGGTGGGCATCCTGGGCGCGGTCGCGATGATCGGCGGGTTCTTCGGCAGCGTCTATCCGGTTCCCGACTGGCCGTACAACCTCCTGCCCTATCTGTTCGTCGCCTACATGGCGTTCGGCCTGATCTGGCTCGCGATGCTGAAGAAGCGCGCGCCGCAGGTTCTCGATAAGATCGAGCACGACCTCGAATCGAGTGAGGCCGCGATTTTCGACAGGAAATGA
- a CDS encoding class II glutamine amidotransferase, giving the protein MCGIVGLLVKTPALRERLGELMVPMLIGMTERGPDSAGLAVFGKAVDAHQRKLSLYSGFTEEGERFAWGKLFDALNAAMDVTARIEAKGNHAVLTLQGSAETVKSWLREHYPKLYLLSTGRSIDLYKDIGLPAQIAQRYGFANLKGSHLVGHTRMATESAVTPDRAHPFTAGEDFCLVHNGSLSNAHGVRRKLEPEGIHFDTDNDTEAACRFLEWRLREGDTLPDALQKGFEELDGFYTFLMGTTTELALIRDPFACKPAMVAENDDYVAIASEFRSLAHLPDIKHAKVFEPAPEEMYVWKA; this is encoded by the coding sequence ATGTGCGGAATCGTAGGGTTGCTGGTGAAGACGCCGGCACTACGCGAACGGCTCGGCGAGCTGATGGTGCCGATGCTGATCGGCATGACCGAGCGCGGCCCGGACTCGGCGGGGCTCGCCGTCTTCGGCAAGGCCGTCGATGCTCACCAGCGCAAGCTCAGCCTCTACTCGGGCTTCACCGAGGAGGGCGAGCGCTTCGCTTGGGGCAAGCTCTTCGACGCGCTGAATGCCGCGATGGACGTCACGGCGCGCATCGAAGCGAAAGGCAACCACGCCGTGCTGACGCTGCAAGGCAGTGCCGAGACCGTGAAAAGCTGGCTGCGCGAGCATTACCCGAAGCTCTATCTGCTCTCGACCGGCCGCTCGATCGACCTCTACAAGGACATCGGCTTGCCCGCGCAGATCGCGCAGCGTTACGGCTTCGCGAACCTGAAGGGCTCGCATCTGGTCGGCCATACGCGGATGGCGACCGAATCGGCGGTCACGCCCGATCGCGCGCATCCGTTCACGGCGGGCGAGGACTTCTGCCTCGTCCATAACGGGTCGCTCTCGAACGCGCATGGCGTGCGGCGCAAGCTCGAGCCCGAGGGCATTCACTTCGACACCGACAACGACACCGAAGCCGCGTGCCGCTTTCTCGAATGGCGGCTGCGCGAAGGCGACACGCTGCCGGATGCGTTGCAGAAGGGCTTCGAAGAGCTCGACGGCTTCTACACCTTCCTGATGGGCACGACGACGGAGCTTGCGCTGATCCGCGATCCGTTCGCCTGCAAGCCCGCCATGGTCGCGGAGAACGACGACTACGTGGCGATCGCCTCCGAGTTCCGCTCGCTCGCGCATCTGCCCGACATCAAGCACGCGAAGGTCTTCGAACCCGCACCCGAGGAGATGTATGTATGGAAAGCGTGA
- a CDS encoding FMN-binding glutamate synthase family protein, with amino-acid sequence MEKPVHFARLQQEESQGYDRKTIDYIHTAAQRGLYEIRGLGAKRHVPHFDDLLFLGASLSRYPLEGYREKCTTQTVLGTRFASKPVVLDIPITIAGMSFGALSANVKEALGRAATAAGTSTTTGDGGMTQEERRSSKTLVYQCLPSRYGFNPDDVRRADAIEVVIGQGAKPGGGGMLLGQKVNPRVAAMRTLPAGVDQRSASRHPDWTGPDDLAIKIQELREITDWEKPIYVKVGATRTFNDVKLAVHAGADVVVIDGMQGGTAATQTCFIENVGIPTLAAVRQAVDALEDLNMKGQVQLIVSGGIRTGADVAKALALGADAVAIGQGVLMALGCNSDTYFKDGALHPAAADYAALNTAPGFCHHCHTGKCPVGVTTQDAVLEQRVQPEEGARRVRNYLKTLNMELATIARACGKQNVHHLEPEDLVALTVEAAAMARVPLAGTAWIPGLGS; translated from the coding sequence ATGGAAAAGCCCGTTCATTTCGCCCGCTTGCAGCAGGAAGAGTCGCAAGGCTACGACCGCAAGACGATCGACTACATCCACACGGCCGCGCAGCGCGGTCTCTATGAAATCCGCGGCCTCGGCGCGAAGCGGCACGTGCCGCACTTCGACGATCTGCTGTTTCTCGGCGCGTCGCTGTCGCGCTATCCGCTCGAAGGCTATCGCGAGAAATGCACGACGCAGACCGTGCTTGGCACACGTTTTGCGAGTAAACCGGTCGTGCTCGACATCCCGATCACGATCGCCGGCATGAGCTTCGGCGCGCTGTCGGCGAACGTGAAGGAAGCGCTGGGCCGCGCGGCGACGGCGGCCGGCACCTCGACGACGACCGGCGACGGCGGCATGACGCAGGAAGAGCGCCGCTCGTCGAAGACGCTCGTCTATCAGTGCCTGCCGTCGCGCTATGGCTTCAACCCGGACGACGTGCGCCGCGCCGACGCGATCGAGGTCGTGATCGGCCAGGGCGCGAAGCCGGGCGGCGGCGGCATGCTGCTCGGGCAGAAGGTGAACCCGCGCGTGGCTGCGATGCGCACGCTGCCGGCGGGCGTGGATCAGCGCTCGGCGAGCCGTCATCCGGACTGGACCGGTCCCGACGACCTCGCGATCAAGATCCAGGAGCTGCGCGAGATCACCGATTGGGAAAAGCCGATTTATGTGAAGGTCGGCGCGACGCGCACGTTCAACGACGTGAAGCTCGCGGTGCATGCGGGCGCGGACGTCGTGGTGATCGATGGGATGCAGGGAGGCACCGCGGCGACGCAAACGTGCTTCATCGAGAACGTCGGCATACCGACGCTGGCCGCGGTGCGGCAGGCCGTCGACGCGCTCGAGGACTTGAACATGAAGGGGCAGGTGCAGTTGATCGTGTCGGGCGGGATTCGCACGGGGGCGGACGTGGCGAAGGCGCTCGCGCTCGGCGCCGATGCGGTGGCGATCGGGCAGGGCGTGCTGATGGCGCTCGGCTGCAATAGCGACACCTACTTCAAGGATGGCGCGCTGCATCCGGCCGCTGCGGACTATGCGGCGCTCAATACCGCGCCGGGGTTTTGTCATCACTGTCATACGGGTAAGTGTCCCGTTGGTGTGACTACGCAGGATGCGGTGCTCGAGCAGCGTGTGCAACCGGAAGAAGGGGCGCGGCGCGTGCGCAACTATCTGAAGACGCTGAACATGGAACTGGCGACGATTGCGCGCGCCTGCGGTAAGCAGAACGTGCATCACCTTGAGCCCGAGGACCTCGTGGCGTTGACCGTCGAGGCGGCGGCGATGGCGCGTGTTCCGCTCGCCGGCACGGCTTGGATTCCGGGTTTGGGGAGCTAA
- a CDS encoding NAD(P)/FAD-dependent oxidoreductase: protein MSHYDFIVIGAGVIGASVAHHLAASGAKRVLVLERGTIGAGTTSQSSGLLRTHYSVRQNVELARSSWWAFNNFAEYVGDDEASCGLVKCGYLICAPEGDKLEPLRASLAAQQEMGIEVQRLNRDEAHERLPIAQFGDAALIGFEPEAGFADAYLVATSFAKSARRRGVKIMESVTVTGLIREGRHVTGVETSAGRFSCGTLVSTQSIWTPELADWIGVPLPVKPERHTVLALECETGAYTFGMPAFKDLGSPGMLYFRSYGGSQMLVSEGVVGETLNAPETEQGDISLDYVAEVGAQVAERFPAYETAGLASSWTGVYDVTPDWNPVLGGVGDVEGLVVGFGFSGHGFKLSPGIGKLLAQHALGQPTDVSLAPYALDRFSTGALLVGKYGSGAVS from the coding sequence ATGAGCCACTATGACTTCATCGTGATCGGCGCCGGCGTGATCGGCGCATCGGTCGCGCACCATCTCGCCGCATCCGGTGCGAAGCGCGTGCTCGTGCTCGAGCGCGGCACCATCGGCGCGGGCACGACATCGCAATCGTCGGGGCTGCTGCGCACGCACTATTCGGTCCGTCAGAACGTCGAGCTCGCGCGCTCGTCTTGGTGGGCCTTCAACAACTTCGCCGAGTACGTCGGCGACGACGAAGCGTCGTGCGGGCTCGTCAAATGCGGCTATCTGATCTGCGCGCCGGAAGGCGACAAGCTCGAGCCGCTGCGCGCGTCGCTCGCCGCGCAGCAGGAAATGGGCATCGAGGTGCAACGGCTGAATCGCGACGAAGCGCACGAGCGTCTGCCGATCGCGCAGTTCGGCGACGCGGCGCTGATCGGCTTCGAGCCCGAGGCTGGCTTCGCCGACGCCTATCTCGTCGCGACCAGCTTCGCGAAGTCCGCACGCCGCCGCGGCGTGAAGATCATGGAAAGCGTGACGGTGACGGGCCTGATCCGCGAAGGACGGCACGTGACGGGCGTCGAAACGAGCGCGGGCCGCTTCAGCTGCGGCACGCTCGTCAGCACGCAAAGCATCTGGACCCCGGAGCTGGCTGACTGGATCGGTGTGCCGCTGCCGGTGAAGCCCGAGCGCCATACGGTGCTCGCCCTCGAATGCGAGACCGGCGCGTATACGTTCGGCATGCCCGCCTTCAAGGATCTCGGCTCGCCCGGCATGCTCTATTTCCGCAGCTACGGCGGCAGTCAGATGCTGGTGTCCGAAGGCGTAGTCGGCGAAACGCTCAATGCGCCGGAGACCGAGCAAGGCGACATCTCGCTCGACTATGTCGCCGAGGTCGGCGCGCAGGTCGCCGAGCGCTTCCCCGCCTACGAGACTGCGGGGCTCGCGTCGTCATGGACGGGCGTCTACGACGTGACGCCCGATTGGAACCCGGTGCTCGGCGGCGTCGGCGATGTCGAAGGGCTCGTGGTCGGGTTCGGGTTTTCCGGGCACGGCTTCAAGCTCTCGCCCGGCATCGGCAAGCTGCTCGCGCAGCATGCGCTTGGCCAGCCGACCGATGTGTCGCTCGCGCCGTACGCGCTCGACCGCTTCTCGACGGGCGCGCTGCTCGTCGGCAAGTATGGGTCGGGCGCGGTGTCCTGA
- a CDS encoding helix-turn-helix domain-containing protein: MHNADDSKSPLERYLGATIRELRQSHGLTIAQVAEQAGISRGMLSKIENAQTSTGLDVLNRIAMALGVSMSTLFRNFDVPQGGAQLVKKGAGMEVVRKGTQRGHTYHLLAYDQGPRKLFEPFLITMDDASERFPVFEHPGTEFIHMLKGVIEYRHGQQTYILHPGDTLTFRADIPHGPERLIKTPIQFLSIFVYAQPAAE; encoded by the coding sequence ATGCACAACGCGGACGACAGCAAATCACCGCTCGAACGCTATCTCGGCGCGACGATCCGCGAGTTGCGCCAGTCTCACGGGCTGACCATCGCGCAGGTCGCCGAGCAGGCCGGCATCAGCCGCGGGATGCTCTCGAAGATCGAGAACGCGCAGACCTCGACCGGACTCGACGTCCTAAACCGCATCGCGATGGCGCTCGGCGTCTCGATGTCGACGCTCTTTCGCAACTTCGACGTCCCGCAAGGCGGCGCCCAGCTGGTCAAGAAAGGCGCCGGCATGGAGGTCGTCCGCAAGGGCACGCAGCGCGGCCACACCTACCATCTGCTCGCGTACGACCAGGGCCCGCGCAAGCTCTTCGAGCCGTTCCTCATCACCATGGACGACGCGTCGGAACGCTTCCCCGTGTTCGAGCACCCCGGCACCGAATTCATCCACATGCTCAAAGGCGTGATCGAGTACCGCCACGGCCAGCAAACCTACATCCTCCATCCCGGCGACACCCTCACGTTCCGCGCCGACATCCCGCATGGCCCCGAACGTTTGATCAAGACGCCGATCCAGTTTCTGTCGATCTTCGTCTACGCCCAGCCCGCCGCCGAGTGA
- the hutG gene encoding N-formylglutamate deformylase yields the protein MDDLDLTTLQRGEAPLLISIPHLGSRIPPELQPLYTDEALTVADTDWHLDRLYDFAAELGATVLGAKLSRYVIDLNRPPNDESLYPGQTTTGLCPTETFRGEPVYRPGCEPDEQRKQRRVADYWRPYHERLQAELTRLRERHAHVVLWEAHSIASVLPRLFDGKLPDLNLGTQDGRTAAPALQAAAEAAAADSPFTWIANGRFKGGYITRHFGSPQQGVHAIQLEMCQSVYMSEHAPFAYDETRAALVQPVLRRMIEGVLRALATL from the coding sequence ATGGACGATCTGGATCTGACCACCCTGCAACGCGGCGAGGCGCCGCTGCTGATTTCGATTCCGCATCTGGGCAGCCGGATTCCGCCGGAGTTGCAGCCGCTCTACACGGATGAGGCGCTGACCGTCGCCGATACCGACTGGCATCTCGATCGACTCTACGATTTCGCCGCCGAATTGGGCGCGACCGTGCTCGGCGCGAAGTTGTCGCGCTATGTGATCGATCTGAACCGGCCGCCGAACGACGAAAGCCTGTATCCGGGGCAGACCACGACGGGCCTGTGCCCCACCGAGACGTTTCGCGGCGAGCCGGTGTACCGCCCCGGCTGCGAGCCGGACGAACAGCGCAAGCAGCGGCGCGTGGCGGACTACTGGCGGCCCTACCACGAGCGGCTGCAAGCCGAGTTGACGCGCCTGCGCGAGCGTCACGCGCACGTCGTGCTGTGGGAGGCCCATTCGATCGCGAGCGTGCTGCCGCGCCTGTTCGACGGCAAGCTGCCGGACTTGAATCTCGGCACGCAGGACGGCCGCACGGCCGCGCCCGCCTTGCAGGCGGCCGCCGAGGCCGCCGCGGCCGACAGCCCGTTCACCTGGATCGCGAACGGGCGCTTCAAGGGCGGCTACATCACGCGTCATTTCGGCTCGCCGCAGCAGGGCGTGCATGCGATCCAGCTGGAGATGTGCCAGTCGGTCTATATGAGCGAGCACGCGCCGTTCGCCTATGACGAGACGCGCGCGGCGCTCGTGCAGCCGGTGTTGCGCCGGATGATCGAGGGCGTGCTGCGCGCATTGGCGACGTTATAA
- a CDS encoding protein glxC, whose translation MESVTFDLESTPVRAVNQYLHGSSAELNGRRVTVTSPNGAHNIAVGVDAEVSITIDGHAGYYAGGMNKHATIVIEGSAGTGVAENMMSGKVHVKGFASNGAGASAHGGLLVIDGDAGLRCGISLKGGDIVVGGSVGSFSAFMAQAGRMVICGDAGDALGDSLYEAVLYVKGEVKSLGADAQFEPMTEADVTAVAALLDAAGLVHDPRAFKRIASARTLYHWNADADQEY comes from the coding sequence ATGGAAAGCGTGACATTCGACCTTGAGTCCACGCCGGTCAGGGCAGTGAATCAGTACTTGCACGGATCCAGCGCCGAATTGAACGGCCGGCGGGTCACCGTGACCTCGCCCAACGGCGCGCACAACATCGCCGTCGGCGTCGATGCCGAGGTGAGCATCACGATCGACGGCCACGCCGGCTACTACGCGGGCGGCATGAACAAGCACGCGACGATCGTCATCGAAGGCAGCGCCGGGACCGGCGTCGCCGAAAACATGATGAGCGGCAAGGTGCACGTGAAGGGCTTTGCCTCGAACGGCGCGGGCGCGTCCGCGCACGGCGGGCTGCTCGTCATCGACGGCGACGCGGGCCTGCGCTGCGGGATTTCGCTGAAGGGCGGCGACATCGTCGTCGGCGGCTCGGTCGGCAGTTTCTCGGCGTTCATGGCGCAGGCGGGCCGCATGGTGATCTGCGGCGACGCCGGCGACGCGCTCGGCGACTCGCTCTACGAAGCGGTGCTGTACGTGAAGGGCGAAGTGAAATCGCTCGGCGCGGACGCGCAGTTCGAGCCGATGACCGAGGCGGACGTGACCGCCGTCGCCGCGCTGCTCGACGCGGCGGGGCTCGTGCACGATCCGCGTGCATTCAAGCGCATCGCTTCGGCCCGCACGCTCTATCACTGGAACGCCGACGCCGACCAGGAATATTGA